The following coding sequences are from one Gemmatimonadota bacterium window:
- the selD gene encoding selenide, water dikinase SelD has protein sequence MEPAGSVPSAREAPPAHNARPTGEEVGDSPAVSAMRCAGCGAKVGSTVLTGVLDELEVFDREDVRIGLHDADDAALLEIPPGRSLVQTVDGFRAFTGDLHLFGRIALVHAASDLYAMGAEPHSALVAVTLPYAEKPLVANDLRQLMGGIAEEARRLGVTLLGGHTSEGTETAVSVTMNGLTGSDAVFRKGGLQPGDGLVLSKPVGTGVILAADMHLKARGSWVDEVFEGMLRSNGEAARVLANAGIPSVTDVTGFGLAGHLAEMLEASGTGAEIKIAGIPLYAGAADCVAAGVESTLAPSNREHLQKRWQVESGPGTADTAEPGVLDVKGPADAVSRRDALLFDPQTSGGLLAGVPPSRIDEVVMRLRDAGYVQAACIGRVTDRKRHLKIR, from the coding sequence ATGGAGCCGGCCGGCAGTGTCCCGTCCGCCCGCGAAGCCCCGCCCGCCCACAATGCGCGCCCCACCGGTGAAGAAGTCGGCGATAGCCCGGCAGTGTCGGCCATGCGGTGCGCCGGGTGCGGCGCCAAGGTCGGTTCGACCGTGCTCACCGGTGTGCTCGACGAACTGGAGGTATTCGACCGGGAAGACGTGCGGATCGGCCTGCACGACGCCGATGACGCGGCACTATTGGAGATACCTCCCGGCCGGTCGCTGGTGCAGACGGTGGACGGTTTCCGGGCCTTTACCGGAGACCTGCACCTCTTCGGCCGCATCGCCCTGGTCCATGCCGCGTCCGATCTGTACGCCATGGGAGCCGAACCCCACTCCGCACTGGTTGCGGTCACGCTGCCTTACGCGGAAAAACCCCTCGTGGCGAACGACTTGAGACAGCTCATGGGCGGCATCGCGGAAGAAGCCCGGCGCCTCGGGGTCACCCTCCTCGGCGGGCATACGAGCGAAGGAACGGAGACGGCGGTCAGCGTAACCATGAACGGCCTGACCGGCAGCGATGCCGTATTCAGGAAGGGCGGGCTGCAGCCCGGGGACGGGCTCGTGCTGTCCAAGCCCGTCGGCACGGGCGTCATCCTGGCGGCCGACATGCACCTCAAGGCCAGGGGAAGCTGGGTCGACGAAGTCTTCGAGGGCATGCTGCGGTCCAACGGGGAGGCGGCACGGGTCCTCGCCAATGCCGGCATTCCTTCCGTCACCGATGTGACCGGCTTCGGCCTGGCGGGACACCTGGCCGAAATGCTCGAGGCCAGCGGCACGGGCGCGGAGATCAAGATCGCCGGTATACCGCTCTATGCCGGCGCGGCGGATTGTGTGGCCGCCGGGGTGGAAAGTACCCTGGCGCCGTCTAACAGGGAACATTTGCAGAAGAGATGGCAGGTGGAGTCGGGACCTGGCACGGCGGACACGGCGGAACCTGGTGTATTGGACGTGAAGGGACCTGCGGACGCTGTGTCCAGGCGGGACGCCCTCCTCTTCGACCCACAGACCTCGGGCGGACTGCTGGCCGGCGTGCCTCCCTCCCGTATCGACGAGGTAGTTATGAGACTACGGGACGCCGGTTACGTGCAGGCAGCCTGTATCGGACGGGTGACCGACCGGAAACGGCACCTGAAGATCCGCTGA